A single Roseinatronobacter monicus DNA region contains:
- a CDS encoding DUF3772 domain-containing protein: MFSRHNSLTLPTVARTLLLVLAMAFCAVGVHPTAAVAQSTQQNSAPNYDEWRSFAERAERLIDLQFTSDEVLTDIRAELVGFRSRFLSAQDANAGRIATVREQISALGPPPEDGATEAEEVAARRAELNEQLTQLQAPGIAAQEAFRRADGLIRQIDLITRERQAEALLTLWPSPLNPVNWVAAADSIWGTAFTLGTQVSGALEDPGHLREFRSNLPIVGVMILIAAFVLLRGRGWIERLVGRLLDEGADRKSKRLLAQIMSLTQILVPVAAVAALSTALVLTSLTGEIGADLATALVQAGIGYFTARWAGRQLFPVHESKRAPLQLPAPRRREGRLMANLAGLFIGLNVILGTLFDPTRQSDAANAVIAFPLMVLAGVVLFRLGALLSMHWRLLTADIAEMRFFDRIIGVLGKLAMAIGIGAPVIAAVGYVQAAQALLYPSIVSLGLITVLVFVTQVVDDLYDSLTGRSPDDPDALLPALIGFGVVLVSLPVFAMIWGVRGTQLLEVWQLLREGFRLGDTRISPTNILSFLIVFSIGFLATRMVQGALGSTVLPKTKIDKGGQKAIISGTGYFGIMMAALIAISTAGIDLSGLALVAGALSVGIGFGLQNIVSNFISGLILLIERPVAEGDWIEVGSTMGTVRSISVRSTIIETFDRTDVIVPNSDLISGTVTNWTRHNSLGRIIIPVGVAYGSDTRKVARILKEIGDAEPLALIDPEPQVHFVDFGGDSLDFELRLVLSDVGFGLSVRTELRHQIAERFKEEGIEIPFAQRDIWLRNPEALRGEAPSPEPSEPRDPRDAHARTKMRYDEISDGDSGDGDGDGGR, translated from the coding sequence ATGTTTTCGAGGCATAACTCCCTGACACTTCCTACCGTTGCTCGGACGCTGTTGCTGGTGCTGGCAATGGCCTTTTGCGCTGTTGGCGTGCATCCGACAGCGGCGGTCGCGCAATCCACGCAGCAAAACTCTGCGCCCAATTATGATGAATGGCGCAGCTTTGCAGAGCGCGCAGAGCGCCTGATAGACCTGCAATTCACAAGTGACGAAGTTCTGACCGATATCCGCGCTGAACTGGTCGGTTTCCGCAGCCGCTTTCTAAGCGCGCAGGATGCAAATGCTGGCCGGATTGCGACTGTGCGTGAACAAATCTCTGCACTTGGCCCGCCGCCCGAAGACGGTGCCACCGAGGCAGAGGAGGTTGCCGCGCGCCGGGCAGAGTTGAACGAGCAGTTGACGCAACTGCAAGCGCCGGGCATCGCGGCACAAGAAGCGTTTCGCCGGGCAGACGGGCTAATCCGCCAGATTGATCTTATAACGCGCGAGCGTCAGGCCGAAGCATTGCTGACACTCTGGCCCTCGCCCCTCAATCCGGTGAATTGGGTTGCGGCGGCAGATTCGATCTGGGGAACTGCGTTCACTTTGGGCACGCAGGTCAGCGGCGCGCTCGAAGACCCGGGACATCTGCGCGAGTTCCGCTCGAACCTGCCAATTGTGGGTGTCATGATCCTGATTGCAGCGTTTGTTTTGCTGCGGGGGCGCGGCTGGATCGAACGCCTTGTCGGTCGCCTGCTGGATGAGGGGGCAGACCGCAAGAGCAAGCGCCTTCTGGCACAGATCATGTCGCTGACGCAGATATTGGTGCCGGTCGCGGCTGTGGCCGCACTCAGCACTGCGTTGGTGCTCACCTCGCTTACCGGTGAGATCGGGGCAGACCTTGCAACCGCCCTTGTTCAAGCAGGGATCGGCTATTTCACGGCCCGCTGGGCAGGGCGCCAGTTGTTTCCCGTGCACGAGTCCAAGCGCGCGCCTTTGCAATTGCCCGCACCGCGCCGCCGCGAAGGACGGCTGATGGCGAACCTTGCAGGGTTGTTCATTGGGCTGAATGTTATTCTTGGCACGTTGTTCGACCCCACGCGCCAGTCTGATGCCGCCAATGCAGTTATCGCCTTTCCGTTGATGGTGCTGGCCGGGGTGGTTCTGTTCCGCCTTGGGGCGCTGTTATCCATGCACTGGCGACTGTTGACCGCAGACATCGCAGAGATGCGGTTTTTCGACCGCATTATCGGTGTGCTGGGCAAACTGGCAATGGCGATTGGTATTGGCGCGCCTGTCATTGCGGCAGTGGGCTATGTGCAAGCGGCGCAAGCGCTTCTGTACCCCTCTATTGTATCGCTGGGTCTGATCACGGTGCTGGTGTTCGTGACGCAAGTGGTTGATGACCTGTATGACAGCTTGACCGGCCGCAGCCCGGATGACCCGGATGCCTTGCTTCCTGCGCTGATCGGCTTTGGCGTTGTGCTGGTGTCGCTGCCGGTTTTCGCAATGATCTGGGGTGTTCGTGGAACGCAATTGCTGGAAGTGTGGCAATTGCTCCGCGAGGGGTTCCGGCTGGGGGATACGCGCATATCCCCGACCAATATTCTGAGTTTCTTGATCGTTTTCTCGATTGGCTTTCTTGCGACGCGCATGGTGCAGGGCGCGCTTGGCAGCACTGTGTTGCCCAAGACCAAGATCGACAAGGGCGGACAAAAGGCCATCATCTCGGGGACGGGCTATTTCGGGATAATGATGGCGGCGCTTATTGCCATCTCGACTGCGGGGATTGATCTGTCAGGGCTGGCGCTTGTGGCAGGCGCGCTGTCGGTCGGCATTGGCTTTGGTCTGCAAAACATTGTGTCGAACTTTATATCCGGGCTGATCTTGTTGATTGAACGCCCTGTCGCAGAAGGCGACTGGATCGAAGTGGGCAGCACTATGGGGACTGTGCGCTCGATCTCGGTGCGCTCGACCATCATCGAGACATTTGACCGCACCGATGTAATCGTGCCCAACTCGGACCTGATTTCGGGAACTGTCACGAACTGGACGCGTCACAACTCGCTTGGACGTATCATCATTCCGGTGGGCGTGGCCTACGGGTCGGATACGCGCAAAGTGGCGCGCATTCTCAAGGAAATCGGCGATGCCGAACCGCTTGCGCTGATTGACCCGGAACCGCAGGTCCATTTTGTAGATTTCGGCGGTGATTCACTTGATTTCGAATTGCGCCTTGTGCTGAGTGATGTTGGCTTCGGGCTGTCGGTGCGCACGGAATTGCGCCACCAGATCGCAGAACGGTTCAAGGAAGAGGGGATTGAGATTCCCTTTGCACAGCGCGACATCTGGTTGCGCAACCCAGAAGCCTTGCGCGGAGAGGCACCGTCCCCAGAACCCTCAGAGCCACGCGATCCACGCGACGCACATGCGCGCACAAAGATGCGCTATGACGAGATATCGGACGGTGATTCAGGCGATGGTGACGGGGATGGTGGGCGATAA
- a CDS encoding universal stress protein, with translation MRKFLVILDDSRECLNAMRFAALRAAQTGAKVQILSIITPDEFQGWIGVADLMRAEARERIEAHFEVFAKWMRDRQGVNPELVIREGEPVDEILGQINEDKEIGILVLGAGTEGSSPGPLVTQMSRNSGSLPIPITIVPGEMSRDRLEAISKG, from the coding sequence ATGCGCAAATTTCTTGTCATTCTGGATGACAGTCGTGAATGCTTGAATGCCATGCGCTTTGCTGCATTGCGTGCAGCGCAAACAGGCGCAAAAGTGCAGATATTGTCGATCATCACGCCCGACGAATTTCAGGGCTGGATCGGTGTCGCAGACCTGATGCGCGCCGAGGCACGCGAACGGATCGAGGCCCATTTTGAAGTTTTCGCAAAATGGATGCGCGACCGGCAGGGCGTGAACCCCGAACTTGTCATCCGCGAGGGCGAACCTGTGGACGAGATACTCGGACAAATCAACGAGGATAAAGAGATCGGCATTCTGGTGCTTGGAGCGGGCACAGAAGGCAGCTCGCCCGGCCCCCTTGTGACGCAAATGTCGCGCAATTCGGGCAGTCTGCCAATCCCGATCACCATTGTGCCGGGCGAGATGTCGCGCGACAGGCTCGAAGCCATCTCGAAAGGGTAA
- a CDS encoding response regulator transcription factor, whose translation MSIPHIAILDDEPEIRQVLSTALQEAGFHTTTYARAMEFEAALKRTTPDVCLVDLGLPDRDGLALVHRLALESGATIIIISGRAQVQDRVTGLELGADDYIIKPFDPAEVVARIRARLRKPGTQPEARNARAQFNGWTAEFDRYVLIDSDAKEIPISHAEGEVLRLFLDSPKRLISRNQMLDALGGAAGESFDRAMDVRISRLRTKLNEDPRNPRLIKTIYGAGYIFLGDVTWG comes from the coding sequence ATGAGCATTCCGCATATCGCCATTCTGGATGATGAACCTGAAATCCGGCAGGTCTTGTCAACCGCCTTGCAAGAAGCGGGTTTTCACACCACCACCTATGCGCGCGCGATGGAGTTTGAAGCCGCCTTGAAACGGACCACACCCGATGTCTGCCTTGTCGATCTGGGTCTGCCCGACCGCGACGGGCTGGCGTTGGTGCACCGTTTGGCGCTGGAATCGGGTGCCACAATCATCATCATTTCTGGCCGCGCACAGGTGCAAGACCGCGTGACCGGGTTAGAGCTGGGCGCGGATGACTACATCATCAAGCCGTTTGATCCCGCCGAGGTGGTCGCCCGCATTCGTGCGCGATTGCGCAAGCCCGGCACCCAGCCAGAGGCCCGCAACGCCCGCGCGCAGTTCAATGGCTGGACCGCCGAATTTGACCGTTATGTGCTGATCGATTCCGACGCAAAGGAAATCCCGATCAGCCATGCCGAAGGCGAGGTGCTGCGCCTGTTTCTGGACAGCCCGAAACGCCTGATTTCGCGCAACCAGATGCTGGATGCCTTGGGCGGGGCGGCGGGCGAAAGCTTTGACCGCGCGATGGATGTGCGCATTTCGCGCCTGCGCACCAAGCTGAACGAAGACCCGCGCAACCCGCGCCTGATCAAGACGATCTACGGAGCGGGCTATATCTTTCTGGGCGATGTGACTTGGGGATGA
- a CDS encoding YdcH family protein: MSHTPHELAEEFPLAVEMIHKLKLENAHFVRLSEEYHDINRAIHRAETLVEPVSDMHETEMRRKRLALKDEIAAMLASAG, from the coding sequence ATGTCGCATACCCCCCATGAACTGGCAGAAGAATTCCCGCTCGCGGTTGAAATGATACACAAGCTGAAGCTTGAAAATGCACATTTCGTCCGCCTTTCGGAAGAATATCACGACATCAATCGTGCAATCCACCGGGCTGAAACCTTGGTAGAGCCGGTCTCGGATATGCATGAAACCGAGATGCGCCGTAAACGATTGGCACTGAAAGACGAAATCGCGGCCATGCTTGCAAGCGCTGGCTGA